One Glycine soja cultivar W05 chromosome 2, ASM419377v2, whole genome shotgun sequence genomic region harbors:
- the LOC114384977 gene encoding protein DETOXIFICATION 1-like isoform X1, with the protein MEESSTGKWGWMKMREELKKVGTIAAPMAVSSVLQYLLPVVSLVMVGHLNQLSLSSVAIATSLTNVSGFSVLSGMAGGLETLCGQAFGAGQYEKFGLYTYTAIISLSLVCFPITILWIFNDKILTLLGQDPTISLEVRKYAIWLIPALFGSAILKPLTRFFQTQSLISPMILTSAIALCFHVVTCWTLVFKLGLGHVGAAISFSLCVWFNVIMLLSFVRYSSACEKTRISFSKNALVGVGEFFRFAVPAAVMVCLEYFEKILQHDHNDLANMVTYLSYSLKWWACEILVLLAGLFPNPKLETSVLSICLTISTLHFTIPYGFGAAASTRVSNELGAGNPQAVHVAVSATMFLAVTEGFIVSATLFGCRHILGYAYSDDRMVVHYVAVMIPLLCLSIFTDSLQGVLSGVARGSGWQHLGAYVNLGAFYLVGIPVGILLGFVAHFRAKGLWIGIVTGSIVQSILLSLITALTNWKKQAMMARERVFDAKPPDVNGSYHMTSA; encoded by the exons ATGGAAGAAAGTTCGACAGGAAAGTGGGGATGGATGAAAATGAGGGAAGAGCTGAAGAAGGTGGGTACTATAGCAGCTCCAATGGCGGTTTCAAGTGTGTTACAATACCTTTTGCCAGTGGTGTCCTTAGTAATGGTTGGCCATCTTAACCAGCTCTCTCTTTCAAGTGTTGCTATTGCGACCTCTCTCACCAATGTTTCTGGGTTTAGTGTTTTG TCAGGGATGGCTGGTGGATTGGAAACTTTATGTGGCCAAGCTTTCGGGGCAGGGCAATATGAAAAATTTGGACTATATACTTACACTGCCATAATATCCCTTTCTTTGGTTTGTTTCCCGATCACAATTCTATGGATTTTCAATGACAAAATATTAACTCTATTAGGCCAAGACCCAACAATATCCCTTGAAGTTCGTAAATATGCCATTTGGCTAATACCTGCTCTATTTGGTTCCGCAATTCTCAAACCTCTAACACGATTTTTCCAGACCCAGAGTTTGATTTCTCCCATGATTCTAACCTCCGCTATAGCTTTGTGCTTCCACGTAGTAACATGTTGGACCCTTGTTTTTAAACTGGGGTTGGGACATGTTGGTGCCGCAATCTCCTTCAGCCTTTGCGTTTGGTTTAATGTGATAATGCTTTTGTCCTTTGTGAGGTATTCCTCTGCTTGTGAGAAAACACGCATCTCTTTCTCCAAGAATGCTTTGGTTGGTGTTGGAGAGTTCTTTCGCTTTGCTGTCCCAGCAGCAGTCATGGTTTG tcttgagTATTTTGAGAAGATTTTGCAACACGATCATAATGATTTGGCCAACATGGTCACTTATCTGTCATACAGTCTTAAGTGGTGGGCCTGCGAGATACTTGTTTTGTTAGCTGGACTTTTTCCAAACCCAAAGTTGGAGACATCAGTCCTATCTATATG CTTAACAATCTCTACGTTGCATTTCACCATACCTTATGGGTTTGGGGCTGCTGCTAG CACTAGAGTTTCGAATGAATTAGGAGCTGGGAATCCACAAGCAGTTCATGTGGCTGTTTCTGCAACGATGTTCCTTGCAGTCACAGAGGGTTTCATTGTAAGTGCAACACTATTCGGCTGCAGACATATCTTGGGTTATGCCTATAGTGATGACCGTATGGTTGTTCATTATGTGGCTGTTATGATCCCTCTGCTCTGTCTCTCTATTTTTACTGACAGCTTACAAGGAGTTCTTTCAG GGGTTGCTAGAGGAAGTGGGTGGCAACATCTAGGAGCCTATGTCAATCTGGGAGCGTTTTATCTGGTAGGAATTCCTGTGGGTATCCTACTTGGCTTTGTTGCACATTTCAGAGCAAAGGGCCTCTGGATTGGAATTGTCACTGGCTCCATTGTCCAATCGATTCTCCTTTCCCTTATTACTGCTCTTACCAACTGGAAAAAACAG GCAATGATGGCAAGGGAAAGAGTATTTGATGCTAAACCACCAGACGTAAATGGATCATATCACATGACGAGTGCTTAA
- the LOC114384977 gene encoding protein DETOXIFICATION 1-like isoform X3, translated as MEESSTGKWGWMKMREELKKVGTIAAPMAVSSVLQYLLPVVSLVMVGHLNQLSLSSVAIATSLTNVSGFSVLSGMAGGLETLCGQAFGAGQYEKFGLYTYTAIISLSLVCFPITILWIFNDKILTLLGQDPTISLEVRKYAIWLIPALFGSAILKPLTRFFQTQSLISPMILTSAIALCFHVVTCWTLVFKLGLGHVGAAISFSLCVWFNVIMLLSFVRYSSACEKTRISFSKNALVGVGEFFRFAVPAAVMVCLKWWACEILVLLAGLFPNPKLETSVLSICLTISTLHFTIPYGFGAAASTRVSNELGAGNPQAVHVAVSATMFLAVTEGFIVSATLFGCRHILGYAYSDDRMVVHYVAVMIPLLCLSIFTDSLQGVLSGVARGSGWQHLGAYVNLGAFYLVGIPVGILLGFVAHFRAKGLWIGIVTGSIVQSILLSLITALTNWKKQAMMARERVFDAKPPDVNGSYHMTSA; from the exons ATGGAAGAAAGTTCGACAGGAAAGTGGGGATGGATGAAAATGAGGGAAGAGCTGAAGAAGGTGGGTACTATAGCAGCTCCAATGGCGGTTTCAAGTGTGTTACAATACCTTTTGCCAGTGGTGTCCTTAGTAATGGTTGGCCATCTTAACCAGCTCTCTCTTTCAAGTGTTGCTATTGCGACCTCTCTCACCAATGTTTCTGGGTTTAGTGTTTTG TCAGGGATGGCTGGTGGATTGGAAACTTTATGTGGCCAAGCTTTCGGGGCAGGGCAATATGAAAAATTTGGACTATATACTTACACTGCCATAATATCCCTTTCTTTGGTTTGTTTCCCGATCACAATTCTATGGATTTTCAATGACAAAATATTAACTCTATTAGGCCAAGACCCAACAATATCCCTTGAAGTTCGTAAATATGCCATTTGGCTAATACCTGCTCTATTTGGTTCCGCAATTCTCAAACCTCTAACACGATTTTTCCAGACCCAGAGTTTGATTTCTCCCATGATTCTAACCTCCGCTATAGCTTTGTGCTTCCACGTAGTAACATGTTGGACCCTTGTTTTTAAACTGGGGTTGGGACATGTTGGTGCCGCAATCTCCTTCAGCCTTTGCGTTTGGTTTAATGTGATAATGCTTTTGTCCTTTGTGAGGTATTCCTCTGCTTGTGAGAAAACACGCATCTCTTTCTCCAAGAATGCTTTGGTTGGTGTTGGAGAGTTCTTTCGCTTTGCTGTCCCAGCAGCAGTCATGGTTTG TCTTAAGTGGTGGGCCTGCGAGATACTTGTTTTGTTAGCTGGACTTTTTCCAAACCCAAAGTTGGAGACATCAGTCCTATCTATATG CTTAACAATCTCTACGTTGCATTTCACCATACCTTATGGGTTTGGGGCTGCTGCTAG CACTAGAGTTTCGAATGAATTAGGAGCTGGGAATCCACAAGCAGTTCATGTGGCTGTTTCTGCAACGATGTTCCTTGCAGTCACAGAGGGTTTCATTGTAAGTGCAACACTATTCGGCTGCAGACATATCTTGGGTTATGCCTATAGTGATGACCGTATGGTTGTTCATTATGTGGCTGTTATGATCCCTCTGCTCTGTCTCTCTATTTTTACTGACAGCTTACAAGGAGTTCTTTCAG GGGTTGCTAGAGGAAGTGGGTGGCAACATCTAGGAGCCTATGTCAATCTGGGAGCGTTTTATCTGGTAGGAATTCCTGTGGGTATCCTACTTGGCTTTGTTGCACATTTCAGAGCAAAGGGCCTCTGGATTGGAATTGTCACTGGCTCCATTGTCCAATCGATTCTCCTTTCCCTTATTACTGCTCTTACCAACTGGAAAAAACAG GCAATGATGGCAAGGGAAAGAGTATTTGATGCTAAACCACCAGACGTAAATGGATCATATCACATGACGAGTGCTTAA
- the LOC114384977 gene encoding protein DETOXIFICATION 1-like isoform X2 has protein sequence MEESSTGKWGWMKMREELKKVGTIAAPMAVSSVLQYLLPVVSLVMVGHLNQLSLSSVAIATSLTNVSGFSVLSGMAGGLETLCGQAFGAGQYEKFGLYTYTAIISLSLVCFPITILWIFNDKILTLLGQDPTISLEVRKYAIWLIPALFGSAILKPLTRFFQTQSLISPMILTSAIALCFHVVTCWTLVFKLGLGHVGAAISFSLCVWFNVIMLLSFVRYSSACEKTRISFSKNALVGVGEFFRFAVPAAVMVCLEYFEKILQHDHNDLANMVTYLSYSLKWWACEILVLLAGLFPNPKLETSVLSICLTISTLHFTIPYGFGAAARVSNELGAGNPQAVHVAVSATMFLAVTEGFIVSATLFGCRHILGYAYSDDRMVVHYVAVMIPLLCLSIFTDSLQGVLSGVARGSGWQHLGAYVNLGAFYLVGIPVGILLGFVAHFRAKGLWIGIVTGSIVQSILLSLITALTNWKKQAMMARERVFDAKPPDVNGSYHMTSA, from the exons ATGGAAGAAAGTTCGACAGGAAAGTGGGGATGGATGAAAATGAGGGAAGAGCTGAAGAAGGTGGGTACTATAGCAGCTCCAATGGCGGTTTCAAGTGTGTTACAATACCTTTTGCCAGTGGTGTCCTTAGTAATGGTTGGCCATCTTAACCAGCTCTCTCTTTCAAGTGTTGCTATTGCGACCTCTCTCACCAATGTTTCTGGGTTTAGTGTTTTG TCAGGGATGGCTGGTGGATTGGAAACTTTATGTGGCCAAGCTTTCGGGGCAGGGCAATATGAAAAATTTGGACTATATACTTACACTGCCATAATATCCCTTTCTTTGGTTTGTTTCCCGATCACAATTCTATGGATTTTCAATGACAAAATATTAACTCTATTAGGCCAAGACCCAACAATATCCCTTGAAGTTCGTAAATATGCCATTTGGCTAATACCTGCTCTATTTGGTTCCGCAATTCTCAAACCTCTAACACGATTTTTCCAGACCCAGAGTTTGATTTCTCCCATGATTCTAACCTCCGCTATAGCTTTGTGCTTCCACGTAGTAACATGTTGGACCCTTGTTTTTAAACTGGGGTTGGGACATGTTGGTGCCGCAATCTCCTTCAGCCTTTGCGTTTGGTTTAATGTGATAATGCTTTTGTCCTTTGTGAGGTATTCCTCTGCTTGTGAGAAAACACGCATCTCTTTCTCCAAGAATGCTTTGGTTGGTGTTGGAGAGTTCTTTCGCTTTGCTGTCCCAGCAGCAGTCATGGTTTG tcttgagTATTTTGAGAAGATTTTGCAACACGATCATAATGATTTGGCCAACATGGTCACTTATCTGTCATACAGTCTTAAGTGGTGGGCCTGCGAGATACTTGTTTTGTTAGCTGGACTTTTTCCAAACCCAAAGTTGGAGACATCAGTCCTATCTATATG CTTAACAATCTCTACGTTGCATTTCACCATACCTTATGGGTTTGGGGCTGCTGCTAG AGTTTCGAATGAATTAGGAGCTGGGAATCCACAAGCAGTTCATGTGGCTGTTTCTGCAACGATGTTCCTTGCAGTCACAGAGGGTTTCATTGTAAGTGCAACACTATTCGGCTGCAGACATATCTTGGGTTATGCCTATAGTGATGACCGTATGGTTGTTCATTATGTGGCTGTTATGATCCCTCTGCTCTGTCTCTCTATTTTTACTGACAGCTTACAAGGAGTTCTTTCAG GGGTTGCTAGAGGAAGTGGGTGGCAACATCTAGGAGCCTATGTCAATCTGGGAGCGTTTTATCTGGTAGGAATTCCTGTGGGTATCCTACTTGGCTTTGTTGCACATTTCAGAGCAAAGGGCCTCTGGATTGGAATTGTCACTGGCTCCATTGTCCAATCGATTCTCCTTTCCCTTATTACTGCTCTTACCAACTGGAAAAAACAG GCAATGATGGCAAGGGAAAGAGTATTTGATGCTAAACCACCAGACGTAAATGGATCATATCACATGACGAGTGCTTAA
- the LOC114385006 gene encoding uncharacterized protein LOC114385006, with translation MIKRRFFKLDHGDREASDPSSSSSDSELEAVAETSEEESEEDAIAEVKPNDDEAGSNSSGYASEDSSANDVDVNSAGLLFSEDDAGAINERQMLINRELLSKGDTEKSNVLAEKKSLPTDMPSHVLKCKSVFKCRLCPRIICLSEETLRDHLQSKRHARSEKLLSEGRLKAILNSDGEIENQEISEIQTKDSEDDAEKNHKGKKQHKKRLRKKKRDKASARKMLSTKEPGKRRKK, from the exons ATGATAAAGAGGAGGTTCTTCAAGCTCGATCACGGTGATCGAGAGGCCTCCGAtccgtcttcttcttcttcggaCTCCGAGCTTGAAGCCGTAGCTGAAACCTCTGAAGAAGAATCAGAGGAAGATGCAATAGCAGAAGTGAAACCGAATGATGATGAAGCTGGCTCAAATTCTTCTG GGTATGCAAGTGAGGATAGTTCTGCGAATGATGTTGATGTCAACTCAGCAG GTCTGCTATTTAGTGAAGATGATGCTGGAGCTATAAACGAAAGACAAATGCTTATTAACAGAGAGTTGCTGAGTAAAGGTGATACCGAAAAGTCTAATGTCTTGGCTGAAAAGAAATCCTTACCGACAGATATGCCATCCCATGTCTTAAAATGCAAATCAGTATTTAAGTGCAGGCTGTGTCCCCGGATTATCTGTTTATCTGAGGAAACTTTGCGGGATCATCTGCAATCAAAG AGACATGCTCGATCTGAAAAACTACTTAGCGAAGGTAGACTGAAGGCTATCCTCAACAGTGATGGTGAAATTGAGAACCAAGAGATCTCAGAGATCCAAACTAAAGATTCGGAG GATGATGCGGAGAAGAATCACAAAGGGAAGAAGCAGCATAAAAAGAGATTGAGAAAGAAG AAAAGAGACAAAGCAAGCGCAAGGAAAATGCTGTCAACGAAAGAGCCAGGCAAGAGGAGAAAGAAATGA